In Nostoc sphaeroides, the genomic window TTAACCTTGGCTTTCTGGTCTACTTAAGATAATAAAGACGAAAGAGCAATCAAGACATGGTAGATTCCCTCAAAAAACCAGGCTTTGAAGAAATCCGGCCAGGGATTAAAGTCCCGGCAAAAGAAACCCTGTTAACACCTCGGTTTTATACTACCGATTTTGATGAAATGGCGCGGATGGATATTTCCGTCAATGAAGACGAGTTACAAGCCATTCTCGAAGAGTTCCGCACTGACTACAACCGCCATCACTTTGTTCGAGATGCCGAGTTTGAACAATCCTGGGATCATATTGACGGGGAAACTCGTCGGTTGTTCGTTGAGTTTCTAGAACGTTCCTGTACGGCTGAGTTTTCTGGCTTTTTGCTGTATAAAGAACTTGGCCGTCGCTTGAAAGACAAAAGCCCCGTCTTGGCAGAGTGTTTTAACCTGATGTCACGGGATGAAGCACGTCACGCTGGCTTTTTGAACAAAGCTTTGTCGGACTTTAATCTGTCCCTAGATTTAGGGTTTTTGACTAAGAGTCGCAGTTATACCTTCTTTAAACCGAAATTCATCTTCTACGCTACTTATCTTTCTGAGAAGATCGGTTATTGGCGCTATATCACTATTTATCGCCATTTAGAAGCACATCCCGAAGACCGGGTTTATCCAATCTTCCGGTTCTTTGAGAACTGGTGTCAGGATGAAAACCGTCACGGCGATTTCTTTGATGCGATCATGAAATCCCAGCCGCAAATATTGAATGACTGGAAAGCACGGCTGTGGAGTCGGTTCTTCTTGTTGTCGGTGTTTGCGACAATGTATCTCAATGACATCCAACGCAAGGACTTTTATGCCACCCTTGGATTGGATGCGCGAGAATACGACATCCATGTAATTAAGAAGACTAACGAAAACGCAGGTCGAGTGTTCCCATTGATGCTGGATGTAGAGAATCCAGAGTTTTATGAACGCTTGGATACTTGTATAAGCAATAACGAGAAGCTGGGTGCGATCGCTAACTCTAGCACTCCCAAATTCCTGCAAATCTTCCAAAAACTGCCGCTTTACATCTCCAGTGGCTGGCAGTTATTGCGGCTGTACCTGATGAAACCGATTGATACTGTTTCTGCTCAAGGGGCAGTTCGTTAAGTTATAACAGGTTTGCGAAAGCTTTAGTGGTTCTGCTGATTGCAGAGCCACTTTTTTTGTCTTAAATATTACAGGTCATTAGTAGTGCGATCGCTACTAAAATCCTTGCTCAGTCTTCTAAAGAAGACTTCAGCTATGAGCCTCTTGAGAGGACTTCACCCTCGGTGAGCAATGATAATTGGGGGCTTACCTGTAAAATTTTTAACCATGATTGCGTGCCATTTGTAATTTTGTAAGTTAAAAATTAAATATTAATTTAGGTAAGCGGATGACAAGTAATAATATTGAGATTGTTTTCAGTTTTGATACAACTGGGAGTATGTACCCTTGCCTTACCCAGGTACGGCGAAAAATCAAAAATACCGTTACCAGACTGATAGACGAAATTCCCTTAATTCGGATTGGGATTATTGCTCATGGTGACTACTGCGATGCAGGTTCAACTTATGTCACCAAAATATTTAATATATCCGGTGATGTTGATGCTATCTGTGATTTTGTGCAAAATGTCGAGCCTACTGGTGGCGGAGATGCACCAGAATGTTACGAATTAGTATTACATGAATCCCAATCTTTATCTTGGTCAAAGTCAGCAACAAAATCACTGGTTTTGATTGGCGATGATATTCCCCATCCTCCAGCCCACAATCCTAAAAAACTAAATTGGCGCAAAGAGTTAGATAAATTAGCTGAGGCAGAAATTACAGTTTACGGAGTTCAAGCACTCAATCGCCCTCATGCTACTCCTTTTTATCAAGAACTTGCAGAAAAGTCTGGCGGTTTTCATATCAACTTAGACCAGTTTTCGTATATTAGTGACTTGTTTTTAGCAGTTTGCTACCAACAATCTTCTACCGATCAGCTACAAGCTTATGAACAAGAAGTAATTGATCAAGGACGCATGAGCCGTGGGTTAAATAAAATATTTAACACTATGATGAACCGGGAAGCAACATCCTATTACGAATCGGCTGATTTACGGGCAGTTTATCCAGGACGTTTCCAGATTTTAGAGGTTGAACAAGATATTTCAATTAAAGCGTTTGTATTGGAAAATGGTTTGAGTTTTAAAGTTGGGCGGGGTTTCTACGAATTCACAAAAACAGAAACTATCCAGGCTCAAAAAGAAATTATCTTAATGGAGCGGGTAACGGGTGATTTATTTGAAGGAGGGGCTGCACGAGAAATATTAGGTCTACCGATGGATGCAACGATTCGGATTAAACCGAGTAACCTAGAAAAGTATGTTGTGTTTGTCCAAAGTACCTCTGCTAATCGTAAACTGATTGGCAAAACTCGATTTTTATATGAAGTCGAAGACTGGGATCGCTAAATGCCAACGACTACTGGTCTGTCTCATAAGTTTTGATTGATTAGTTTGTTACCAAAACCCTGTAGAGACGCGAAATTGTACTTCGTCCCGCTACGCTAACGCGTCTCTAAAACCCAGTTATAGCGGTTCCCATTCAGACGCGGTACAACATTATATCGATATCGCAGGGTGTAAGGGCACGGCGGTGCCGTGCCCCTAAGGGTGTACCTGACGCAAATGAGAAGTCAGGGAGCGCTACACATAAAATGTTAAGTCTACCGATGGATGGGACGATTGGCATTAAATTCGATAACCTGGAAAAGTCTGTAGTACAGCTTGGCTCAAATCCAGCTACCATCACAATTAACCGCAAAAGCAGGTTTGATCATGTTTAAATTTTATTTCTAGATATTTTGTAATTATTCTAATGACACAGATTAAGCCGGAAGTAAAGCGCACAGAAGAATTGCGCCAGTTATTGCAACAAGCAAGCTTCGCTTATTACGTTTTAGATGCTCCAATTATGGAGGATGCAGTCTATGACCAGCTATATCGAGAATTGCAACAACTGGAAATTCAATATCCAGAATTGACAGCACCTGATAGTCCGACTCAGCGCGTGGGTGAGCTTAAGCATACGCAGTTTACCTCGGTGCGGCATAATATCCCGCTATACAGTCTGGAGAATGCATTTAATATCGATGAGTTGCAAGCCTGGGAGCAGCGTTGGCGGCGACAACTACCGAAAATAGATTCGGTGGAATATGTCAGTGAACTCAAAATTGATGGTTCTGCTTTGGCTCTTACCTATCAAGATGGCATTCTAGTAAGGGGTGCAACTAGGGGTGATGGGGCGACGGGTGAAGATATCACCCAAAATGTGCGGACAATTCGCTCAATTCCCTTACGTTTGAATTTTGAAGGGTTAGAAATTCTAGAAAGGGTGGAAGTACGCGGCGAGGCGTTTTTACCGTTGGAAGTGTTTAAACAAATTAACGAGGAAAGACAAAAAGCAGGTGAGCAATTATTTGCCAATCCTCGTAATGCCGCAGCTGGTACACTCAGGCAACTAGACTCGCGTATTGTCGCTAAACGGCGATTAGATTTCTTTGGCTACACCTTGCACATTCCTGGTAGAGATGACGCCAGTATTGCCAATACCCAATGGGAAGCATTGGAGTTATTAAAAAAGATGGGTTTTCGAGTCAACCCCAACCACAAACTGTGTGCCTCGATCGCAGAAGTGGCAAAATATTATGAATACTGGGATACGGAACGGCTGAATTTACCCTACATGACTGATGGGGTAGTAGTAAAGCTGAATTCTTTTAAACTTCAAGAACAGCTAGGGTTTACGCAGAAATTCCCTCGCTGGGCAGTAGCTCTAAAGTACGCAGCCGAAGAAGCACCCACCCGTGTAGAAAATATTGCTGTAAATGTCGGACGAACGGGAGCGTTAACGCCGTTAGCCGAGATGCGCCCGGTGCAACTGGCGGGGACAACAGTTTCTCGCGCGACTTTACACAATAGCGATCGCATTACTCAATTAGACATCCGCATTGGCGATACTGTGATTGTCCGCAAAGCGGGAGAAATCATCCCAGAAGTGCTGAGGGTACTAAAAGAACTCCGTCCCTCTGACACTGAACCTTTCGTTATGCCCACCCATTGCCCAGTCTGTGGTCAACCAGTGGTGCGAGAATCAGGTGAGGCGGTAACTCGGTGCGTCAATGCTTCCTGTGCAGCGATTCTCAAAGGTTCCATTGAACATTGGGTAAGTCGTGATGCCTTGGATATTAAAGGTTTAGGCGAAAAGCTGGTGCATCAACTCGTTGATAAAGGTTTGGTGCATTCCGTTGCCGATTTGTATGAGTTGACAGAAAACAAATTGTGTGCATTAGAAAGGATGGGGGAAAAGTCGGCAGAGAAATTAGTGGATGCGATCGCTCAATCGAAAAACCAACCTTGGTCAAGGGTATTGTATGGTTTAGGCATCCGTCACGTTGGCAGTGTGAATGCCCAATTGTTGACTCAGAAATATTTCACTGTAGACCAGTTAGCTACAGCAAAGCAATCAGATATTGAAGGAATTTACGGTATCGGTGCTGAAATTGCCCAATCTGTGTACCAGTGGTTTCGGATTGATGCCAACCAAAGGTTAATAGAACGTTTACAAGCAGAAGGATTACAATTAGCTGCCACGGAGGAAACAAAAACAGTTGGTGATGTTAATCAAAAGTTTGCAGGTAAAACTTTTGTAATTACGGGAACATTGCCAACCTTAAAGCGAGATGAAGCGAAAGCTTTGATTCAAAAAGCTGGTGGAAAAGTGACTGAATCAGTGAGTAAAAAAACAGATTATTTGGTAGTAGGAGAAGATGCAGGTTCTAAATTAGAAAAAGCAGTCTCGTTGGGAATTACGCAATTAAGCGAGGTGCAGTTGTTAGAGATGCTTGAGGATTGATGTATATCTGGCAAACCCGTCATACTCATTAAGTAACCAGACAGAATTAATTGTTAACGTTTATTACGCTTGGCTTTAGCCTTGATTTTCCCTAACCCTCTTTTTAAGGCTACCGTGTATACACAAGTTTTGTCGCAGCCATATCTTTATTAATTATTAACGCCGTGTGCAACTTTCTCTCAGACCTAACCCCCAACCCCTTCCCTACTAGCGTTGGGGAGCAAGAATCAAAGCTTCTCAGGAGTGGGGGAGAGGAATGAAAGCGGGATTTTAAGGATAAGTTGCACATCACGTTAATTAATAAATCTCGCACTGCGTTTCTATCCCGCCTCGGAATTTATTCTCTGGCGGGAAAATGGACAGGTGCAAGATATATAACTTTACCGTCTTAGGGACTTCCAAGTAAAAAAATATTCCATTGCTATTGTTCACTGTTGACCGTTGA contains:
- the acsF gene encoding magnesium-protoporphyrin IX monomethyl ester (oxidative) cyclase, producing the protein MVDSLKKPGFEEIRPGIKVPAKETLLTPRFYTTDFDEMARMDISVNEDELQAILEEFRTDYNRHHFVRDAEFEQSWDHIDGETRRLFVEFLERSCTAEFSGFLLYKELGRRLKDKSPVLAECFNLMSRDEARHAGFLNKALSDFNLSLDLGFLTKSRSYTFFKPKFIFYATYLSEKIGYWRYITIYRHLEAHPEDRVYPIFRFFENWCQDENRHGDFFDAIMKSQPQILNDWKARLWSRFFLLSVFATMYLNDIQRKDFYATLGLDAREYDIHVIKKTNENAGRVFPLMLDVENPEFYERLDTCISNNEKLGAIANSSTPKFLQIFQKLPLYISSGWQLLRLYLMKPIDTVSAQGAVR
- a CDS encoding vWA domain-containing protein; its protein translation is MTSNNIEIVFSFDTTGSMYPCLTQVRRKIKNTVTRLIDEIPLIRIGIIAHGDYCDAGSTYVTKIFNISGDVDAICDFVQNVEPTGGGDAPECYELVLHESQSLSWSKSATKSLVLIGDDIPHPPAHNPKKLNWRKELDKLAEAEITVYGVQALNRPHATPFYQELAEKSGGFHINLDQFSYISDLFLAVCYQQSSTDQLQAYEQEVIDQGRMSRGLNKIFNTMMNREATSYYESADLRAVYPGRFQILEVEQDISIKAFVLENGLSFKVGRGFYEFTKTETIQAQKEIILMERVTGDLFEGGAAREILGLPMDATIRIKPSNLEKYVVFVQSTSANRKLIGKTRFLYEVEDWDR
- the ligA gene encoding NAD-dependent DNA ligase LigA, translating into MTQIKPEVKRTEELRQLLQQASFAYYVLDAPIMEDAVYDQLYRELQQLEIQYPELTAPDSPTQRVGELKHTQFTSVRHNIPLYSLENAFNIDELQAWEQRWRRQLPKIDSVEYVSELKIDGSALALTYQDGILVRGATRGDGATGEDITQNVRTIRSIPLRLNFEGLEILERVEVRGEAFLPLEVFKQINEERQKAGEQLFANPRNAAAGTLRQLDSRIVAKRRLDFFGYTLHIPGRDDASIANTQWEALELLKKMGFRVNPNHKLCASIAEVAKYYEYWDTERLNLPYMTDGVVVKLNSFKLQEQLGFTQKFPRWAVALKYAAEEAPTRVENIAVNVGRTGALTPLAEMRPVQLAGTTVSRATLHNSDRITQLDIRIGDTVIVRKAGEIIPEVLRVLKELRPSDTEPFVMPTHCPVCGQPVVRESGEAVTRCVNASCAAILKGSIEHWVSRDALDIKGLGEKLVHQLVDKGLVHSVADLYELTENKLCALERMGEKSAEKLVDAIAQSKNQPWSRVLYGLGIRHVGSVNAQLLTQKYFTVDQLATAKQSDIEGIYGIGAEIAQSVYQWFRIDANQRLIERLQAEGLQLAATEETKTVGDVNQKFAGKTFVITGTLPTLKRDEAKALIQKAGGKVTESVSKKTDYLVVGEDAGSKLEKAVSLGITQLSEVQLLEMLED